The Marinitoga litoralis sequence ATCCAACTCTTTGTATTCAACATTATCAAAAATATACTTGAGTTCATCAACTTGTTCTTTGTTTTTATCATATATATAAGCTTTTTCGATATAATCATACATTTCTTCTAAAATGATTTTTGCCGAATTACCACCACCAAGAAAAAATATATTCATGCAATCCCTCCAAATTTTACTATACTTTACTTTATTATACTCTTAAGGTAAATATTAGTCAAGAACATAATATAAACTACAAAATTACTTAACAAATTTTATTAAAATTTGAAATATTCAAACATACATAATGTAATTTTCTTTATTGACATTTTTTTTATTTTGGTATATAATAAATATGAACAACTATTCATATATGAAAGATGGTGAACTAAATGAGTAAAGATACTACAAAAGATAATATTGAAGTTTGTCAAACAATTGAAATTCATGAAGATTTTATAAAAAAAGTTCATGAAAATACACCAGATGAAAACACTTTAAGTAAATTAAGTGATCTATTTAAAGTTATTGGAGATAAAACACGAATGAAAATTTTATATGCTTTAATGCAGGTAGAAGAGATGTGTGTATGTGATATATCTGTTGTTCTTAATAAAACAACTTCTGCTATTTCACATCAATTAAGGGTTTTAAGGCAAGCTGATCTTGTAAAATATCGAAAAGAGGGAAAAATTGTTTATTATTCCTTAAATGATGAACACGTAAAAGAATTAATTAAAGTTGGATATATTCATGTGACTGAAAAATAAACTTTTTATATAAAAAACACTCGCATCAACGAGTGTTTTTTATTTATATTATATATTTTACTCTCAATATTCTTAATGTATTAAATACTGCTATTATAGTTATTCCAACATCTGCAAAAACTGCTCCCCACATATCTGTTTTACCTAATGCACCTAATATAAGGAATAATATTTTTATTCCAAGCACTATTGTTATATTTTGCCATGTAATCTTTAAGGTTTTTCTGGATATTTTCATTGAATCTGATAATTTAGAAATATCATCATCCATTATGACGACATCTGCTGCTTCTATTGCCGCATCTGAACCCAGGCCACCCATAGCAATACCAACATCTGCTCTGGTTAAAACAGGAGCATCATTTATTCCATCACCAACGAAGGCTGTAGAAACCCCTTCACTAAACTTTTCAAAAAAGTTAACTTTATCTCCTGGAAGTAGCTCAGCATAATATTCATCAATTCCAATTTCTTTTGCAACTGATTGAGCAACTTTTTCGCTATCTCCAGTAAGCATCACTGTTTTTTTAACTCCTAGATTTTTAAGATTTTTTATTACATCTTTTACTCCCGGTTTTATTTTATCTGATATTCCAATATAACCAGCAAATCTTCCATCAATTGCAACAAATACTATAGTTCCGCTAAAGTTTATTTCAGGTGTTTTTATCTTAAATTTATTCATTAATTTTCTATTTCCTACAAGTATTTCTTTTCCTTCTATTTTTGCTCTTATACCATGTCCTGAAATTTCTTCATAATCTTCAATAATGTTTTTGTTTATTTCCTTTCCAAATTTTTTCTTTATCGATTCTGCAATAGGATGATTTGAATGTTCTTCAGCATAAGCTGCTATTTTAAGTATTTCATCTTTTTTGAATCCATTAAATGTTTTTATCTCTACAACTTCAAAAACTCCTTCTGTTAATGTTCCTGTTTTATCAAAAATAACCGTATCTAATTTTTTTAGTCGCTCCAGATAATTTCCACCTTTTACAAGAACCCCTTGTTTTGACAATGCGCCTACACCTGCAAAATATCCAAGAGGAATAGAAACAACAAGACCACATGGACAGGAAATAACAAGGAAAATTAAGGCTCTATATAACCATTCATTAAATGGTGCTCCTGTAATTAATGGTGGTAAAGTAGCTAATGCAATAGCTAAAAAGACTACTACTGGTGTGTAATATTTAGCGAATTTTGTAATAAGTTTTTCTGTTTTAGCTTTTTTTGCTGCTGCGTTTTCAACCATATCAAGTATCTTGGATATTGTAGATTCAGAATATTCTTTTTCAACCTTTACAGTAATAAGACCATTAAGATTTATAAAACCACTCATAACTTCATCATTTTCTTTTATGGTTCGCGGAATTGATTCTCCAGTTAATGCTGAAGTATCTACCATCGAATTTCCTTTAATAACTATTCCGTCTAAAGGTACTCTTTCGCCAGGTTTTACTATTATTAAATCACCTTTTACAACCTCTTCTGGTGATACTCTTATTTCTTTACCTTCTTTTAAAAGATTTGCATAATCTGGTCTTATATCCAGCAATGCTTTTATCGATTTTTTTGAATTATCTACTGCCATATCCTGTAATAATTCACCTATTTCAAAAAATACCATAACTCCAACAGCTTCTGGAAATTCTCCTATTGAAAAAGCTCCAATTGTTGCAACACTCATTAAAAAGTTTTCATCAAAAACATTTCCTCTTATAATATTTTTAAATGATCTTAATAATACTTTTCCACCAGAAATTAAATATGCAACTATATATAATGTTAACTGTAACCAGAATGGTTCTTTTACAAATAAAGCTGTTGTAAATACACCAAGGGCTGAAACTAATCTAATAATTTCTAACTTTCTATTAAAATCTTCTCCTTCTTCCTCTTTGTTTTTCATTTTTCTTTCATTTTTCTCATAAACTTCTACCTCTGGTTCGATTTTTTTTACTATTTTTTTTATTTCTTCTATTTTCTCTTCATCCTCTACTTTAATAGATAAAGTTTTCGTTATGAAATTAAGTTCTACACCATCTACATTATCTAAATTTTTTACTGTATCTTCTATCTTTGCAGCACAACTTGCACAATCTAATCCTTCAAGTACAAGTTCTTTTTTCTCCATTTTAATCCCTCCTATATATTTGAATATTTGAATATTGATTCAAATGTTGTTTTTTTAAAAAAGGAAGATTTACTTCCCTTTTATTGTTCTATATACAAAATCAAGAATATTTTTTATATTATTTCCATTTAATGATATCACTATGAGTTTCTTTAACTTCATAAATATCCATATCTTTTTCATATTCTATAGTATTCATAATTAATCATCTCCACTTTATCTTAAAATGAATATTCTTTGAATATTCCTAAACTTCTGATTTGTAAATTTAATACTAATCTTAATTTGGTATTGTATTTTTCTGCTGTATTATAGGCATCAAATACTTCTCTTTAGATAAATCTTATCTGAAAAACCAACCAAAGATAAAATCAATACCACCAATACTATAAACTTTTTTTCATACTCAAACCTTCGTTAATTTTAATTTTATTTTTATTTGAATAATTGAATTATTGTTCAATTGTATTATAACAAAAATCATTTATAAAGTCAACTCTATGCGTTTATTCTTTATTTCTTTTTAGAAAAATAAACTTTATAAATAACACATCTTAAAGGAAAAACACAGTGTTATAATTCATTTGAATATTTAAAGGAGGGCTATAATTTGAAGTACATTTTTATTTTTACATCCATATTTTTACTTATTTTCTCTCATGCTTTTTCACAAAACTTTAGAATTCCTATGGAAAGTTTATATATTACTTCTTCCTTTGGAGAATATAAAGATACTGGAGATAATCCTCATTTTCATAAAATAGACTTTTCTTCTTTTTCAAAAGTTGGACTTCCTGTAAAATCTGCAGAATCAGGTTTTGTTTATAAAATATGGTTAACCCATTTATGGCAACACTATTTTTATTTATCATCCTAATATAAATAAAATTAGTGTTTATACCCATTTAAGTTCTTTTAATGATTTGGTAAATACTATTGCTTTATATGTTAAAAATGAAATTGGAAAAACTTTTGCTGAGGTAAAATTCCCAGAAAAAGAAATCATTGTAAAAAAGGAGATGTTATTGGATACTCTGGAAAAACAGGTAAAGCTGAAATGACAAATATTCATTTTGAAATAAAAGAAATAAAAAAATTATGAGATAAAAAATTTTAATCATATCAAAACTTAGAATAAATAAAATATATAATTTATTAGAAAATAATACTAAAATAATTCCAAGAAAAATTTCTCTAAAAATAAATAACGAATTGATTTATTTTATTGAATTTGATGAAATTAGAAAAGATGAAATGTATTTACCTAATGAAATATTTGGTTATGGAACTAATACATTTAATTACTGGATTAAATTATATCTTATCACACCGATAAAAATTAATAGATGGAATGAATTTTCGTCTATTTTAAAAAATAGAAATTATGCAGAAATTATAAATATATATGGAACAACACAAAAAAATATAAATTTATTTTAGTTAATACAAATGAACTATAAAAAATATAGCTGTAAATCCAGCTATATTTTATTTAGTAATTCTTCAACAGTATCTGCTGAAATTATTTCACCATCTTTTTTTATAAAAACTTTTGAGTGACATATCTCACATTCATCAAGACAGTTAGCTACAAAATATTCTATATTTTTACTTTCTAAATATTCTACAACTTTTTCTGTTCCTTTGTTGTGTTTACATAATTCTACCATCTTTATACCTCCCCTCATATATAGGGTTATATTTTTATTATATTCTATAAACTTTAAATATTTTTGAAATTATAATAACAAAACCACTCAAAAAATATCTATATTTATCTTTTAAGTATTCAGGTAAATCATCAATTGAAATTTCACCTTTTGTTGTAGCATTTTCCATACTTTTAATTACATAATAAAAATATTGAAGATTATACAGTTAATTTTTATTTAAGTTATTTAGATAATTCAATATTTCTTTGGTTTTATCAATTTGCTTTCTTCATTTGCAACTAATATATTATATTCAAAAGAATTATTGTATTCTTCTTTTAAAGAATTTTCCAGCCGAACAGAAGGAATATCAGGTAATAAGTTAAAAGCATTGTAATTGAACTCAATCCTGAAATTTATTAAGAGTTGTATGAATATAATTGCAAGTATTAATATTACTACAATATAATTATATTTTATAATAGTATCTGTAAAACCTTTACTTATCACATTTTTTTGAATTTTTGATGGTTTTATATTTGAATAAGATAAAATTGCTGTCAAGATGAAAGTTATAGTTGTAAGAGACATTAAAAATCCTGAAATAAAACCAAGTTCAAATAATCCTTTGAATTTTGAAAACATAAAAAGATGCAGCTGTAGTTATTGCACCGGAAAAGATTCCAAGAAGGGTTTGATGAAATACCATCTCCAAACTGTCTAAAACATTTTTCCCTGAATTTATTTCATAGTAAAATTTGGTTAAAAAGTGCAATGAAAAAACTACTCCAAGCCCCAGAAGTAAAATAGAAAAAATATTTTTAACTATATTCAATCTTCCTATTATTAAATAATTTATACAAGCGTCCAGATGATGGATATTAAGATTGGAATTACAATATATTTGAATTATTTTTTAGAAGTTCAACGCTTTTATAAAAGAAATAATCATTTATATAAAGTAAAATATTTTCTTTTATAAAATCTACAGGATATTTATAATCAACATATTTAATAAATTCTGATAATCCTTTTATTTTTTTTTGGCAATTTCTTAAGTTGCCTGTTCCATTTTTAAATTATCATTTCCTTTTATTATAATAATTAAATTATCGAAACTACCAAAATTTTCAGATATTTGTTTGATTTTAATTATTTCCGAATTATGCTCTGGCAATAATGTGTAGGTTCCTATATCAATATTTGTTTTTGAGGCAAATATGACCAAAAAAATTGTAAGAATTATTGAAATAATAATTATCCAAATCCGGTATTTTATA is a genomic window containing:
- a CDS encoding ArsR/SmtB family transcription factor, whose product is MSKDTTKDNIEVCQTIEIHEDFIKKVHENTPDENTLSKLSDLFKVIGDKTRMKILYALMQVEEMCVCDISVVLNKTTSAISHQLRVLRQADLVKYRKEGKIVYYSLNDEHVKELIKVGYIHVTEK
- a CDS encoding DUF1450 domain-containing protein, encoding MVELCKHNKGTEKVVEYLESKNIEYFVANCLDECEICHSKVFIKKDGEIISADTVEELLNKI
- a CDS encoding heavy metal translocating P-type ATPase translates to MEKKELVLEGLDCASCAAKIEDTVKNLDNVDGVELNFITKTLSIKVEDEEKIEEIKKIVKKIEPEVEVYEKNERKMKNKEEEGEDFNRKLEIIRLVSALGVFTTALFVKEPFWLQLTLYIVAYLISGGKVLLRSFKNIIRGNVFDENFLMSVATIGAFSIGEFPEAVGVMVFFEIGELLQDMAVDNSKKSIKALLDIRPDYANLLKEGKEIRVSPEEVVKGDLIIVKPGERVPLDGIVIKGNSMVDTSALTGESIPRTIKENDEVMSGFINLNGLITVKVEKEYSESTISKILDMVENAAAKKAKTEKLITKFAKYYTPVVVFLAIALATLPPLITGAPFNEWLYRALIFLVISCPCGLVVSIPLGYFAGVGALSKQGVLVKGGNYLERLKKLDTVIFDKTGTLTEGVFEVVEIKTFNGFKKDEILKIAAYAEEHSNHPIAESIKKKFGKEINKNIIEDYEEISGHGIRAKIEGKEILVGNRKLMNKFKIKTPEINFSGTIVFVAIDGRFAGYIGISDKIKPGVKDVIKNLKNLGVKKTVMLTGDSEKVAQSVAKEIGIDEYYAELLPGDKVNFFEKFSEGVSTAFVGDGINDAPVLTRADVGIAMGGLGSDAAIEAADVVIMDDDISKLSDSMKISRKTLKITWQNITIVLGIKILFLILGALGKTDMWGAVFADVGITIIAVFNTLRILRVKYII